CGCGCCAGTGCAATCACCGTCTGCGCCTGCGGCTCACACAGCGCCAGCAGCGGGATACCGGCAGTCTGCAGCTGCTGCATCAGCGGACGAATGATGCGCGGACGACGACGAAACGCCATCACAATCACCATGTCGTCTGGCGTGATATCCACCAGCTCCTCAGCCAGCGTCTGGCCCGGCTGCGGCAGGATATGCACCTGCGAACGCGCCTGCACCAGCTGTTGCCGCAGATGGAGCGCCACCGGATAGGCGTTGCGCATGCCGATGATAAACACGCGCTTAGCCTGCGCCAGCTGCTGGATAACCTCACTAAAGTGCCGGGCATCCAGGCTGTTTACCCACTGCGTCAGGTTTGCCATCTCCTGCTTGTAGTGGCGCGCCAGCAGCGTATTGCCCTGCACCGCATCCCGGTTATCGGTCAGCGGCATGCCGCTCTGGCGCAGGATGCGTAACTCATCACGCATATCCTTGTACTTCTCGTAGCCCAGACGTTTAAACAGCCGACTGACCGTGGCTTTCGACACGCCACTGAGCCGCGCCAGCTCGGCGCTGTTGTAGCTGATCAGGTCATCGAAGTGGTCAAACACGAAGTCGGCAATGCGCTGCTCCTGCGGAGAGAGCTGGGGATAGTGACTTCTGAGTCGTTCATCAAGCTGTTTCATAAGGCGCCCTGTAACTTTTGTTTCAGCAGAAGCTAGCACAATTTACGCCAGGTTAACCGGCGCATTGTCATCGCAGGGTGAAAACTGGAACAGCTCTTGCTTTGTTATGGGTTCTGTCACCCGGATAACGAGAAAAAGATGATTCAAAGCAATATGGCCCCGCAGGGGATGGCGGTGACGCCACACCATCTGGCGAGTGAAAGCGCACTCGCCGTGCTGCGTGATGGCGGTAATGCCATTGAAGCGATGGTGGCCGCTGCCGCGACGATCGCCGTGGTTTACCCGCACATGAATGGACTGGGCGGCGATGGTTTCTGGCTGATTCTGCCGCCCGGCGGCGAGCCCGTCGCTATCGACGCCAGCGGCGCAGCCGGTTCGCTGGCGCACCGCGATTTCTACACCGATCACCCGAAGATCCCGCATCGTGGGCCGAAAGCAGCGTTAACCGTGGCCGGAACGGTCAGCGGCTGGCAGGAGGCCCTGACGCTCTCTGCGGAGATGGGCACCCCGCCGCTGCCGCTGGATCGCCTGCTGCGTGATGCGATTCGCTACGCCGCCGACGGCATTCCGGTAACCGCTTCACAGAGCGCCGCCACCGCGACGTTCCGCAGTGAACTGCAGCATCAGCCCGGCTTCAGCGCTAATTTTATGCCCGACGGCGATGTGCCGCAGCCGGGCAGCCGTTTTACCCAGCCCTCACTGGCGAACACCCTGAGTCAGCTCACCGAAGAGGGACTCGATAGCTTTTATCGCGGTGCGCTGGCTCACCATATGGCCGATGAGATGGCGACGCTCGGCATGCCGGTTACGCTGGCCGATCTGCAGCAGCATCGCGCCCGCCGCACGACGCCGCTGCATCTCTCCCACAGCGAAGGTGACATCTGGAATATCGCCCCGCCGACACAGGGCATGGTGTCGCTGGCGATCCTCGGCATCACCGATCGTCTGGAGATGGCGGAGGCTGACGACGCGCAGACGGTGCACCGCATCGTTGAAGCCACCAAGAAAGCCTTTGCCCTGCGCGACAAACACATCACCGATCCGCGTCACGTCACCGAAGATTTGCAGGCGCTGCTGGATAGCGATCACCTTGCCACGCTCGCCAGCCAGATCACCGACGGAGAAGCGGCAGCCTGGGGAAACGGACGCGGACCGGGCGATACGGTCTGGATGGGCGTGATGGACAGCAGCGGTCTGGCGGTCTCCTTTATTCAGAGCATCTACCACGAGTTTGGCAGCGGTGTGGTGCTGCCCGGCACGGGCATTACCTGGCAGAACCGGGGCGCGGCGTTCAGCCTCGACCCTGAACATCTGCTGGCGCTGGCGCCCGGCAAGCAGCCGTTTCATACCCTCAATCCCGCCGCCGCACGGCTGAAAGATGGCCGGACAATGGTGTATGGCGCGATGGGCGGCGATGGGCAGCCGCAGACCCAGGCCGCGATTTTTACCCGCCATGTCATTCAGGGCCTGCCGCTGCAACAGGCGGTCAGTGCGCCGCGCTGGCTACTGGGCCGGACCTGGGGGCAATTGTCAGACTCGCTGAAACTGGAAGGCCGCTTTGACGATGAAACGGTATTGATGCTGCGTCTGTGGGGCCATGAGGTGGAGCTGCTGCCGGACTTCAGCGAATCCGTGGGCCATGCGGGCGCGATTGTGCGTCACAGCAACGGCATGTTTGAGGGCGCAAGCGACCCGCGCAGTAACGGCAGCGCCGCCGGTTTTTAACAGGAGCGAATCATGAATCAACACGACTGGGCCAGTTACATCGGCCATATGGAGCAGATCCTGCAACTGGAACTGGATGACGCCCGCCGCGCTGAACTGCTGATCCAGCTGTCGCGCATCGCGGAGATGGCTGCGCCGCTGATGGCGTTTCCGCTGGATGACCGGCTGGAAGTGGCAGGAGTATACCAGGCATGAGATTAGGTGACGTTTCGATTCAGACCCTGCAACGGGCGATCCAGCAGGGTGAGATCAGCGCGCTGGAAGTGGCGAAAAGCACATTGCAGGCGGTTGAGCAGCATAATCCGGTGCTGAATGCCTGGACGGAAGTGACCGGGCCGCGCATGTTAAAAGAGGCCAGCGCGATTGATACGCAGCGGCAGCGTGGCGAAACCCTGCCACCGCTGGCGGGCATCCCGTATGCGGTGAAAAACCTGTTCGATGTGGCGGGTCACAGCACGCTGGCCGGTGCCAGCCTGTTCCGCGATCGCCCTGCGGCACAGGCAGATGCGTTTGCCGTCGGGAAACTGCGCCAGGCGGGTGCGCTGCTCTCGGGCATGCTGAACATGGATGCCTACGCCTACGGTTTTACCACTGAAAACAGCCACTATGGCGCGACGCACAATCCGCGCGATTTGAGCCGCGTGGCGGGCGGCTCGTCAGGGGGGTCGGCCGCCGCCGTGGCCGCCGGGCTGGTTCACTTTTCGCTGGGCACCGACACCAACGGTTCGATTCGGGTGCCCGCGTCGCTGTGCGGTATTTTTGGTCTCAAGCCGACCTTTGGCCGTCTGTCACGCAGCGGCAGCCATCCGTTTGTCGCCAGTCTTGACCACATCGGTCCGCTGGCACGGCGGGTTGAAGACCTGGCACTGGTGTATGACCTGTTGCAGGGCGCAGACCACGCCGATGCGTTTCAGGCTGACCGTCCGCCGGCCGCGACGCTGCCGGGGCTGTCACAGGGCCGCGAAGGATTACGCTGCGGCGTGCTGGGCGGCTTTTTTGCCCGCTGGTGTGATGAGGATGCCCGCGCTGCCGTCGCGGTGGTTGCGGCAGCGCTTGAGGCACAGGAAGAGGTGCTGATGCCGGAGGCGGAGCTGGCTCGCTCAGCTGCGTTTATCATGACCGCCGCTGAGGGCGGCAATCACTATCTGCCCGCTCTGCGTCAGATGCCGGAACAGTTTGAACCGAACTCCCGCGAGCGTCTGCTGGCCGGCGCCATGATGCCAGGTGCCTGGTATGTGCAGGCCCAGCGTTTCCGTCGCCATTTCCAGCAGCAGGTGTTACCGCTGTTTGATCGGTTCGATGTGCTGATCGCCCCGGCGACGCCCTGCAGCGCGATTACCATCGGCCAGCAAACCCTGACGATTCAGGGTGAATCGCTGCCCGCTAAAGCAAGTATGGGGATGCTGACGCAGCCAATCTCCTTCCTGGGATTGCCGGTCTGTACCGTGCCGCTGGCGACCCGAAGTGGCCTGCCGATTGGTTTACAGCTTATCGCCCGTCCGTTTAACGAAGAGGCGGTATTACGCGCCGCCTGGGCACTGGAACAACAGGGTATTACGATACCGCAAATGAATATGGCAGGAGCCTGATGAACAGAGAGATTAATTTACCGCAGGTGCTCAGCGAGGTGACGGCGCAGTTTTATCGCTACGAGCAGGCGCTGGTCAGCAATGACGTGGACGAACTGGATGCGCTGTTCTGGCACGATCCGCGAACCGTGCGCCTCGGCGCGGGTGAGAATCTGTATGGCATTGACGAGATTCGGGCCTTCCGTGCCGCGCGCCCTTCAGCCGGGCTGGACAGGACGCTGCGAAACACCGTGATTACGACTTTCGGTGAGGATTATGCGGTCTGCAGCACTGAATTTACCCGCACCGGCAGCGATAAGATTGGCCGTCAGCAGCAGACCTGGGTGCGAATGCCCCACGGCTGGTGCATCGTGGCGGCGCAGGTCAGTCTGATGAGCTGACGGCATCCGGCGCTTCGCCCGATCAACGTCAGGCAAGCGCCGGAACCGGCTTAAGGTGCCGGATGCGTTTTGATCCAGTGGTCAGCAATCTGCTGGCGGGTGCAGATCCAGACATCGTCGTGCTGCTGAATGTGGTCAAGGAAGTTCTGCAGCGCGCGGAATTTGCCAGGACGCCCCAGCAGGCGGCAATGCATACCGATCGACATCATCTTCGGCGCCGTTTCGCCCTCTTCATACAATACATCGAAGCTGTCGCGCAGATAGGTGAAGAACTGCTCGGCGGTGTTAAATCCCTGCGGCGAGGCGAAGCGCATGTCGTTGCACTCCAGGGTGTAAGGAATAATCAGGTGCGGCTTCACCGTGCCATCCTGACAGGTGACCTGGGTCCAGAACGGCAGATCGTCGCCGTAGTAGTCACTGTCGTAGCTGAAACCACCCTGCTCCACCACCAGCCGACGGGTGTTCGGGCTGTCGCGACCGGTGTACCAGCCGGTTGGTGCTTTACCAAACAGATCCACCAGCACATCAACCGCCTGCTGCATATGCTGACGTTCGGTTTTTGCATCCATGCCCTGATAGTGGATCCAGCGCCAGCCGTGGCTGACCACATCGTAATCCGCCTGTTTGATCGCCCCGACAATTTCCGGATGACGCGCCAGCGCCATCGCCACGCCAAACACGGTTAATGGCAGACCGCGTTTCTGAAATTCATTGTGAATGCGCCAGAATCCGGCGCGGGAGCCATATTCATACAGCGACTCCATCGACATGTGACGATCGGCATAGCTGGCTGCGCCGATGATGTCGGAGAGGAACTGCTCTGAGCCAGCATCGCCATGCAGCACGCTGTTTTCAGCGCCCTCTTCGTAATTCAGAACAAACTGCACCGCCACACGGGCGTTGTTGGGCCAGGCGGCGTGCGGCGGATTGGCGCCATAACCGATTAAATCGCGCGGGTAGTTTTTGTTAAAGCTGTACTCTTTCTTCTCTGCAGCGTCAGTCATCACTGGCTTCCTTTCTGGATTCGGGAAAGTTCCGTTAGTTTAGATGCTGAAACGCACCTGAGAGAGGTTTCTGCAAAGGCCAGGCCAGATCGCCATGTTTGCTGGTACCAAAGCCAAGCGCCACCAGCGACTCGACCATTTTTACTGCCGCACTGACGCCATCGATCACCGGCAGGCCCAGCTCCTGGGTCAGCGAGGCGGCCAGCGTCGCCATCCCGCCACAGCCCAGCACAATCGCCCCGCTGCCATCTTCCCGTTTCGCCTGAATGCAGCGCTGCCGCACTTTTTCCTGCGCCACGCCGCTGCCATCTTCCAGCGCCAGTACCGGCAGATCGATGGCGTGCAGCGCGGCACAGTGATGGGTAAAGCCATACTGCTGCAGCAGGTGACGTGCAATCACCAGGGTGCGCGGCAGCGTAGTGACAATGGAGAAACGCGTCGCCAGCATTGTGGCGGTATGCATCGCCGCTTCCGCAATGCCGATCACCGGTCCGCTGGCCAGCTCGCGAGCCGCCAGTAATCCCGGATCGCCAAAGCAGGCAATAACGTGCCCGCTGACGCCCTGCTCCCTGCCGAGCCTGATCTGTTCCAGCACGCCGATGGCGGCGATCGCCTCATCGAAGTGGCCTTCAATGGAGGGGACACCCTGCGACGGTGAAACCGCCAGAATTTCGGTACCCGGCGCGGCGACGGCACGCGCGGCCTGAGCGATGGTTTCGGTCATCGCCAGGCTGGTGTTGGGGTTAATGACCTGAATCAGACTCATGAGGCAGCTCCAGAGCCTGCGGCAAACAGTCGGGAAAAATCGGGCAGGGTTTCCCCGCTGCGCTCAAAGTGCAGGCTGGAGACGATGTGCTCAAAGTGATGCTGTAGCGCGTGGGTCAGCGGCTCCAGCGCACGTGCGCGCAGTAACGTCAGCAGATTCGTGTGATCGTCACAGCGGCAGCCGCGCTGCCAGGGCGCGCCATAGGCGGCAATCACCAGTGAGGAGCGCTGCGTCAGGCTGGTGACCATGCCGGTGAGGACCTGATTACCGGAGATCGCCTGTAGCTGAATATGAAACGCCGCTGAGAGACGGATCGCTGCCGGGCCATCATGATCGGCGTGCGCCTGGTTTTCCTGTGTGATGAGCTGCTCCAGCGCCACCAGATGGGGAGGCTGCAGATGCGCCAGTACTGCAGGCAGATTGGCGCACTCCATTAAACTGCGGGTTGAGAAGATGTCACGCGCCTCTTCAACGCCGGGTGTCGCCACCTGCGCACCACGTTTGGGCGTCAGGGTGACCATCTGCACCGCCGCGAGGCGCTGCAGCACTTTGCGGATG
This genomic window from Pantoea sp. Lij88 contains:
- the hpxU gene encoding MurR/RpiR family transcriptional regulator HpxU, yielding MKQLDERLRSHYPQLSPQEQRIADFVFDHFDDLISYNSAELARLSGVSKATVSRLFKRLGYEKYKDMRDELRILRQSGMPLTDNRDAVQGNTLLARHYKQEMANLTQWVNSLDARHFSEVIQQLAQAKRVFIIGMRNAYPVALHLRQQLVQARSQVHILPQPGQTLAEELVDITPDDMVIVMAFRRRPRIIRPLMQQLQTAGIPLLALCEPQAQTVIALARWQLCTPLDSVSAFDSYSAAMSLVNLIANALLHEMLAQGRQRIHQIADLYQQFDELEHR
- a CDS encoding gamma-glutamyltransferase family protein, which translates into the protein MIQSNMAPQGMAVTPHHLASESALAVLRDGGNAIEAMVAAAATIAVVYPHMNGLGGDGFWLILPPGGEPVAIDASGAAGSLAHRDFYTDHPKIPHRGPKAALTVAGTVSGWQEALTLSAEMGTPPLPLDRLLRDAIRYAADGIPVTASQSAATATFRSELQHQPGFSANFMPDGDVPQPGSRFTQPSLANTLSQLTEEGLDSFYRGALAHHMADEMATLGMPVTLADLQQHRARRTTPLHLSHSEGDIWNIAPPTQGMVSLAILGITDRLEMAEADDAQTVHRIVEATKKAFALRDKHITDPRHVTEDLQALLDSDHLATLASQITDGEAAAWGNGRGPGDTVWMGVMDSSGLAVSFIQSIYHEFGSGVVLPGTGITWQNRGAAFSLDPEHLLALAPGKQPFHTLNPAAARLKDGRTMVYGAMGGDGQPQTQAAIFTRHVIQGLPLQQAVSAPRWLLGRTWGQLSDSLKLEGRFDDETVLMLRLWGHEVELLPDFSESVGHAGAIVRHSNGMFEGASDPRSNGSAAGF
- the hpxX gene encoding oxalurate catabolism protein HpxX, which gives rise to MNQHDWASYIGHMEQILQLELDDARRAELLIQLSRIAEMAAPLMAFPLDDRLEVAGVYQA
- a CDS encoding AtzE family amidohydrolase; the encoded protein is MRLGDVSIQTLQRAIQQGEISALEVAKSTLQAVEQHNPVLNAWTEVTGPRMLKEASAIDTQRQRGETLPPLAGIPYAVKNLFDVAGHSTLAGASLFRDRPAAQADAFAVGKLRQAGALLSGMLNMDAYAYGFTTENSHYGATHNPRDLSRVAGGSSGGSAAAVAAGLVHFSLGTDTNGSIRVPASLCGIFGLKPTFGRLSRSGSHPFVASLDHIGPLARRVEDLALVYDLLQGADHADAFQADRPPAATLPGLSQGREGLRCGVLGGFFARWCDEDARAAVAVVAAALEAQEEVLMPEAELARSAAFIMTAAEGGNHYLPALRQMPEQFEPNSRERLLAGAMMPGAWYVQAQRFRRHFQQQVLPLFDRFDVLIAPATPCSAITIGQQTLTIQGESLPAKASMGMLTQPISFLGLPVCTVPLATRSGLPIGLQLIARPFNEEAVLRAAWALEQQGITIPQMNMAGA
- the hpxZ gene encoding oxalurate catabolism protein HpxZ; the protein is MNREINLPQVLSEVTAQFYRYEQALVSNDVDELDALFWHDPRTVRLGAGENLYGIDEIRAFRAARPSAGLDRTLRNTVITTFGEDYAVCSTEFTRTGSDKIGRQQQTWVRMPHGWCIVAAQVSLMS
- the puuE gene encoding allantoinase PuuE, yielding MTDAAEKKEYSFNKNYPRDLIGYGANPPHAAWPNNARVAVQFVLNYEEGAENSVLHGDAGSEQFLSDIIGAASYADRHMSMESLYEYGSRAGFWRIHNEFQKRGLPLTVFGVAMALARHPEIVGAIKQADYDVVSHGWRWIHYQGMDAKTERQHMQQAVDVLVDLFGKAPTGWYTGRDSPNTRRLVVEQGGFSYDSDYYGDDLPFWTQVTCQDGTVKPHLIIPYTLECNDMRFASPQGFNTAEQFFTYLRDSFDVLYEEGETAPKMMSIGMHCRLLGRPGKFRALQNFLDHIQQHDDVWICTRQQIADHWIKTHPAP
- the hpxA gene encoding allantoin racemase, with translation MSLIQVINPNTSLAMTETIAQAARAVAAPGTEILAVSPSQGVPSIEGHFDEAIAAIGVLEQIRLGREQGVSGHVIACFGDPGLLAARELASGPVIGIAEAAMHTATMLATRFSIVTTLPRTLVIARHLLQQYGFTHHCAALHAIDLPVLALEDGSGVAQEKVRQRCIQAKREDGSGAIVLGCGGMATLAASLTQELGLPVIDGVSAAVKMVESLVALGFGTSKHGDLAWPLQKPLSGAFQHLN
- a CDS encoding GntR family transcriptional regulator, with amino-acid sequence MTSKTGQQDATHLQDKDEGIYQALMNAIVEHQLPPGSKLPEEALSGVFGVSRTGIRKVLQRLAAVQMVTLTPKRGAQVATPGVEEARDIFSTRSLMECANLPAVLAHLQPPHLVALEQLITQENQAHADHDGPAAIRLSAAFHIQLQAISGNQVLTGMVTSLTQRSSLVIAAYGAPWQRGCRCDDHTNLLTLLRARALEPLTHALQHHFEHIVSSLHFERSGETLPDFSRLFAAGSGAAS